One Candidatus Zixiibacteriota bacterium genomic window carries:
- a CDS encoding ATP-binding protein, whose protein sequence is MAASFRGRLFRLFLMFALIPSVILATVGAYLIFSSQRPVRPLTDTTSSDLVAYYNQLLFERIERQLDLYAATGGASSFAVDFLFVAEGDSAERIIGTQEQLSRESIDEIARASRDRERGFVLTGGRLFQFAKRAMPENRTVYGVLIHDPRLAGLLQSAGVDAASRSLERELHTPYLYFLAALVALLLIATLVIAFLLSARLSRSVAQPLSELSEASMRIAGGDFKQSVPLGGTAEMRTLIGNFNTMATKLDQTTAMLSQTQRVAAWRQVARRFAHELKNPLQPILVSLYRIEKQLMDTEAYDKIYEPLKAAADEVKHLTLLADRFSQLAKLPEPSMQQVDLNDLAHSVIELYREKLAAYRFTVSLPDRPIVIDTDEGYVREALHNLFQNALDATDEGGRIHLEIAGSGDHVRLSVADSGIGMDDTTLASARLPYFTTKDHGSGLGLAIVERAVTELSGQMAIESARGQGTRVTLTIPVRR, encoded by the coding sequence ATGGCAGCCAGTTTTCGCGGTCGGCTCTTCCGGCTATTCCTGATGTTCGCGTTGATACCCTCGGTCATACTGGCAACAGTTGGCGCGTATCTGATATTCTCTTCGCAGCGACCGGTCAGGCCATTGACCGACACCACTTCCTCTGACCTGGTTGCGTATTACAACCAACTCTTGTTCGAGCGGATCGAGCGCCAGTTGGACTTGTACGCGGCCACAGGCGGTGCCAGCTCGTTCGCGGTTGACTTCCTGTTTGTCGCCGAAGGGGACAGCGCCGAGCGGATCATAGGAACACAAGAACAACTGTCCCGAGAGAGCATTGATGAGATAGCCCGTGCCTCTCGCGACCGTGAGCGCGGTTTTGTCCTGACCGGCGGCCGGTTATTTCAATTCGCCAAACGGGCAATGCCGGAGAATCGCACCGTGTATGGCGTGCTCATCCACGACCCACGTCTGGCCGGGCTGTTGCAGTCAGCCGGGGTCGATGCCGCCAGCCGGTCATTGGAACGAGAGTTGCACACACCATATCTATATTTTCTGGCCGCCTTGGTGGCACTCTTGCTCATCGCAACTCTCGTGATCGCCTTCCTGCTTTCGGCGCGGCTGTCGCGGTCCGTGGCGCAGCCGCTTTCCGAGTTGAGCGAGGCCTCGATGAGGATCGCGGGCGGCGACTTCAAACAGTCAGTGCCGCTCGGGGGAACCGCCGAGATGCGTACGTTGATAGGCAATTTCAACACCATGGCGACAAAACTCGACCAGACAACCGCTATGCTCTCGCAGACGCAGCGAGTCGCCGCATGGCGACAGGTGGCACGGCGGTTCGCTCACGAACTGAAAAATCCGTTGCAGCCGATTCTGGTCTCTCTATACCGAATCGAGAAGCAGCTCATGGACACCGAGGCGTACGACAAGATCTATGAGCCACTCAAGGCGGCTGCCGATGAAGTGAAACATCTGACACTGCTGGCTGACCGATTCTCACAATTGGCCAAGCTACCGGAACCATCGATGCAGCAGGTCGACCTGAATGACCTGGCACATTCTGTAATCGAATTGTACCGGGAGAAGCTGGCTGCCTATCGTTTCACCGTATCGCTTCCGGACAGGCCGATCGTCATCGATACCGATGAAGGGTACGTTCGGGAGGCGCTCCACAATCTGTTTCAGAATGCGCTCGACGCCACGGATGAAGGAGGCCGAATTCATCTGGAGATCGCCGGAAGCGGCGATCACGTTCGGCTATCGGTGGCTGATAGCGGCATCGGGATGGACGATACAACGCTGGCGTCGGCACGTCTCCCCTATTTCACCACCAAGGACCATGGTAGCGGCCTCGGTCTGGCGATAGTCGAACGGGCGGTAACGGAACTGTCAGGTCAGATGGCGATTGAATCTGCCAGAGGACAGGGCACCCGCGTCACACTGACCATTCCGGTAAGGCGCTGA
- a CDS encoding DUF4390 domain-containing protein, with amino-acid sequence MIWRVISPVVALVLVGFQSIAADAEPPVGYQLLVRHGWVVAMPDLSPLLTSENVSRLKGGIGLVFDYRLSLKTPRRLFGARTVAEASSALQISYRLLTDEFLICRPTNPADSGRTCGALEALADYLADSLVARMANIDSLSENNVYRLDLDVTSILLTDIRLIAGGGTREEDHEPLEYLFRQFLSLTGYGQEEWHFQSRQFHLSDLAREP; translated from the coding sequence ATGATCTGGCGCGTAATTTCGCCTGTAGTGGCCCTGGTGCTGGTTGGGTTTCAGTCGATAGCTGCTGATGCCGAGCCGCCGGTGGGATATCAGTTGCTCGTTCGGCATGGCTGGGTTGTCGCCATGCCTGACCTAAGCCCGCTGCTGACGAGCGAAAACGTCAGTCGTCTCAAAGGGGGCATCGGCCTCGTCTTCGATTATCGACTTTCGCTGAAAACTCCACGCCGTCTCTTCGGTGCTCGAACCGTTGCCGAAGCATCATCCGCTCTGCAAATATCCTACCGACTGCTTACCGACGAGTTCTTAATTTGTCGCCCGACAAACCCAGCCGACAGCGGCCGAACATGTGGTGCTCTGGAGGCGCTGGCCGATTACCTTGCCGACTCCCTTGTCGCACGGATGGCGAATATAGACTCTTTGAGTGAGAACAACGTGTATCGACTGGACCTCGACGTGACATCTATCTTGTTAACTGACATAAGGTTAATAGCAGGGGGCGGGACCCGGGAAGAGGACCATGAGCCACTCGAGTATCTGTTTCGTCAGTTCCTGAGTCTGACAGGCTACGGCCAGGAAGAGTGGCACTTTCAGTCCCGCCAGTTCCACCTGTCCGATCTCGCCCGCGAACCCTAA
- a CDS encoding NUDIX hydrolase, producing MNQKHDRFDSEKLFERKKHNCGFRYCPLCSGTLVEAVIDGHHRLKCSSDTCDYVFYQNPVPAAGAIIVKDDSILLVKRAHPPRIGWWCIPAGFMEWDEHPTQTAVRELDEETGLKVRLTSFFEVYSGSDDPRANALLILYLAEVVGGEMHASDDALEVRYFPFDAIPSDIAFQAHRQALADYDARFRRKL from the coding sequence ATGAACCAGAAGCACGACCGGTTCGATTCCGAGAAACTGTTCGAACGGAAGAAGCACAATTGCGGCTTTCGATATTGCCCGCTCTGTAGCGGTACACTCGTCGAGGCGGTTATCGACGGCCATCATCGACTGAAATGCTCAAGTGACACCTGCGACTACGTGTTTTACCAAAATCCGGTACCGGCAGCCGGAGCGATCATCGTCAAAGATGATAGCATACTTCTGGTCAAGCGGGCGCACCCGCCGCGTATCGGCTGGTGGTGTATACCGGCCGGCTTCATGGAGTGGGACGAACACCCAACCCAGACTGCCGTACGGGAACTTGATGAAGAGACGGGACTGAAAGTCCGTTTGACCAGTTTCTTTGAGGTCTACAGCGGCAGCGACGACCCGCGTGCCAACGCCCTGTTGATTCTCTATCTGGCCGAAGTTGTCGGCGGCGAGATGCATGCCTCGGATGATGCACTGGAGGTCCGGTATTTTCCATTTGATGCGATACCATCAGACATTGCGTTCCAGGCGCATCGTCAGGCCCTGGCAGACTATGATGCACGGTTCCGGCGGAAGTTGTGA
- a CDS encoding serine/threonine-protein kinase, giving the protein MNVADDPRFRSLRPLGRGGTAEVLRAYVVDREIDAALKFPLAIATAPAVDFATLADREYHLIGDLTFPGLVRLLEPPHHSPNYLLLEFCAGPTLDKLGRVADISKALELISAVAVNLEYLHAHGIIHGDLKPQNIFLPSDWRSYNHGQFFFVKISDFSLGRFSDEPEATRAGLGTVGFMAPETIASSRTSNRSDLFALGVIAYQLLSGHHPFMDEDTDPVRVNARIAEDSPEPIGQLCPGLDPAVAEIVHQLLAREESGRPGSAVAVCGILEKAGCRYPFRAALHPKWFLMKRAFWQQGIERWLRADSAVLERVRQLTDEDPTNLHLLLSTNYRLGRLVYAEGKFKFTQSPYWPSRMRRYALRRFASGSFEFKRNVVTAAVVWNAAEAQTFGVVRPETETRHDGSLVLLLPSLLRAATVRRLSRSYARRAEHADHFAYASRLWVQAGDLEGAERCAYQAAYQLRRDSRNQDALTILRHVIIYADMNDRGWEVRQLIMLAGDLHKENGEAEQSLICYRRIVDLYANHPPDKLLAETYKDLGDIHKIKQDFQAGLEALQRALEIYRELRDDLEISHSLNNIGNIYWLTGDVRQALTRYRMALRIQRRLAITADVASTLNNIGAIYGTTGRFSRGIRILRLSLGLKREIGHKGEIARTLNNLGYILHLSGHSAQAVALLDESLSINREIGSRKEVLFNLENLTAVMITAGKLGESLQYIGEGMQMSEELTDKPHLGIFCQSMASVLTRMGRYSEAVHYLEQGAQILEQIDDAALAVLVQIQRAEIKYQLGNSEAAFELALAGLSMATEKDNALSRVAALLLLTRLSSEEHFWREAEALVHELQLVRETRLLQFNRLEFLLRHERWYKATDGVDDLMRIANQFTDDLELPRIRILLAEILLKMDDHDSARVQLDLVRADQIDELAPEAMMTAILQGKIAASMGDFEGCFSKYQLGLRLCKQIAETIEDKIDRGRYQTKPDVVFLVGEIRRLGARLGQKQRAGSGPALKKS; this is encoded by the coding sequence ATGAATGTCGCCGACGACCCCCGCTTTCGAAGCCTTCGTCCGCTCGGCCGGGGTGGCACAGCCGAGGTCCTGCGGGCGTATGTAGTCGACCGGGAAATCGACGCCGCGCTCAAGTTCCCATTAGCCATTGCCACCGCTCCGGCGGTCGACTTCGCCACTCTGGCTGATCGTGAATATCACCTCATCGGCGACCTGACGTTCCCGGGTCTGGTACGTCTCCTGGAGCCACCGCACCATTCGCCGAACTATCTTCTTCTCGAATTCTGTGCCGGACCTACGCTGGACAAACTAGGGCGGGTGGCGGACATTTCGAAGGCGCTTGAGCTCATCTCAGCCGTTGCCGTCAATCTGGAGTATCTGCATGCCCATGGCATCATTCACGGCGATCTGAAGCCGCAGAATATCTTCCTGCCGTCCGATTGGCGATCGTACAACCACGGACAGTTCTTTTTCGTCAAAATATCCGATTTCTCGCTGGGGCGTTTCTCCGACGAACCTGAGGCGACGCGGGCCGGTCTCGGCACAGTCGGCTTCATGGCGCCGGAGACGATCGCGTCATCGCGTACCAGTAATCGCTCCGATCTGTTTGCGCTGGGTGTGATCGCCTATCAGCTTCTAAGCGGACATCACCCTTTCATGGACGAAGATACTGACCCGGTCCGCGTCAACGCGCGCATTGCGGAAGATTCGCCCGAACCGATCGGGCAGTTATGTCCCGGGCTTGATCCTGCCGTAGCCGAAATCGTACATCAATTACTGGCCAGGGAAGAATCCGGTCGGCCGGGATCGGCCGTTGCGGTGTGCGGGATACTGGAAAAGGCAGGTTGCCGGTATCCGTTCCGCGCGGCGCTTCATCCAAAGTGGTTCCTGATGAAGCGAGCGTTTTGGCAGCAAGGTATCGAACGCTGGCTGCGTGCGGACAGCGCCGTCCTTGAGCGAGTCAGACAGTTGACCGACGAGGACCCGACAAACCTTCACCTGCTGCTTTCGACCAACTATCGTCTCGGACGGCTGGTCTACGCAGAGGGGAAATTCAAATTTACTCAATCTCCGTACTGGCCTTCACGAATGCGCAGGTATGCACTGCGGAGATTCGCCTCCGGGTCGTTCGAGTTCAAGCGCAACGTGGTCACGGCAGCTGTCGTGTGGAACGCAGCAGAGGCACAGACTTTCGGAGTAGTACGGCCAGAGACAGAGACTCGGCATGACGGATCGCTGGTGTTGCTGCTCCCCTCACTTCTTCGCGCAGCCACGGTACGTCGACTGTCGCGTTCGTATGCCCGCCGAGCAGAACATGCAGACCATTTCGCATACGCCTCGCGACTCTGGGTGCAGGCGGGTGATCTGGAAGGCGCAGAACGGTGCGCCTATCAGGCAGCATATCAGTTGCGGCGCGACAGCAGAAATCAGGATGCCCTCACGATACTACGGCATGTAATCATCTATGCGGACATGAACGACCGCGGGTGGGAGGTACGTCAGCTTATCATGCTCGCGGGAGACCTGCATAAGGAGAACGGTGAGGCGGAGCAATCGCTCATCTGCTATCGGCGCATCGTCGACCTCTATGCGAATCACCCGCCGGACAAGCTGCTGGCGGAGACGTATAAAGACCTTGGAGACATCCACAAGATCAAGCAGGACTTTCAGGCAGGCCTCGAAGCGTTGCAGAGGGCGCTTGAGATATATCGTGAACTTCGTGATGATCTGGAAATCTCGCATTCTCTCAATAATATAGGAAACATCTACTGGCTCACAGGCGATGTCCGCCAGGCGCTCACCAGGTATCGCATGGCGCTGCGGATTCAACGAAGACTGGCGATCACCGCAGATGTAGCGTCGACTCTAAACAACATCGGAGCCATATATGGTACAACTGGGCGATTCAGCCGTGGGATTCGGATACTCAGGCTCTCTCTCGGGCTTAAACGAGAGATTGGCCATAAAGGAGAAATCGCACGGACTCTCAACAACCTAGGGTATATTCTGCATTTGAGCGGCCATTCGGCGCAGGCCGTCGCGCTCCTCGATGAATCCCTATCTATCAATCGTGAGATTGGTAGTAGAAAAGAGGTTTTGTTCAATCTGGAGAATCTCACGGCTGTTATGATCACCGCAGGAAAACTGGGTGAGTCATTGCAGTACATTGGAGAAGGGATGCAGATGTCCGAGGAACTGACGGACAAGCCGCATCTCGGGATTTTTTGCCAGAGCATGGCGTCTGTGTTGACCCGAATGGGTCGATACTCCGAAGCGGTCCATTACCTGGAACAGGGGGCTCAAATACTTGAGCAGATTGATGACGCTGCACTGGCTGTGCTGGTGCAGATTCAGCGAGCGGAAATTAAATACCAACTGGGCAACAGTGAGGCAGCTTTCGAACTGGCACTGGCGGGGCTTTCCATGGCGACAGAGAAAGACAACGCCCTCAGTCGTGTAGCCGCACTATTACTCCTTACTCGCCTTTCATCCGAGGAGCATTTTTGGAGAGAAGCCGAAGCATTGGTTCACGAACTTCAATTGGTGCGCGAAACTAGGTTGCTGCAATTCAATCGGCTTGAATTCCTGCTGCGTCACGAACGATGGTACAAAGCAACGGATGGCGTGGACGACCTGATGCGCATCGCCAATCAATTCACCGATGATTTGGAATTGCCGCGGATACGAATCCTGCTCGCCGAAATCCTGCTCAAAATGGACGATCACGATTCCGCTCGTGTACAATTGGATCTCGTTCGAGCCGATCAGATCGATGAATTGGCCCCGGAAGCAATGATGACTGCCATACTGCAAGGCAAGATTGCGGCCTCCATGGGGGATTTTGAAGGCTGCTTCTCGAAGTACCAACTGGGCCTCCGACTGTGTAAACAGATCGCTGAAACGATCGAGGATAAGATTGACCGCGGTCGGTACCAGACAAAACCAGATGTAGTCTTCCTGGTCGGCGAGATCCGTCGACTTGGAGCCAGACTAGGACAAAAACAAAGGGCAGGATCAGGGCCTGCCCTTAAGAAATCGTAA
- a CDS encoding ATP-binding protein gives MNRTAEEKTIKVTAGGASAQSPREMNESAKMALDLFNDLEATLQHVAETNPRIAGATEEHNGVRTSDVQALLEVSLAINSSLVLDDVLQVVMQKAIELMQAERGLIMLLDEQGELQVKSAYNLCREEIMEEDFRVSNSITYRVAQSGKSIYTSDAMADDRYAQQQSVVELHLRSIMCVPLKLKEKVIGVFYLDNSNQARMFLKSDLYLFELYAQMASNALHNAEMYDSLLSLKRYHESVVTNTPIGIVVLDGLGRIATINPVGLEIFDLNKNDVTVLGSEQPSTIFIDKLPQLERPRWQKMINQVLATKQELSDPRYFHNTGYVEKVLSIKISPVAELPSGANGLTMAIEDVTEKVLMEKYVILSEKLVARGEMAASVAHELNNYLSIISNNAELMQLNIDREKYDKVKFNSKSIVENIFKIKRFVDSLMDFSKPEPEYLHYDIKHLIDDLLFSLRIQPRFKLIHFTVDLATDIPTIEIDVGQVQQVLMNLLNNAADAIEEQALQYQNEGKPFTRQIGITAFFDKNRDELALEISDNGTGMSEETLAKIFNLHFTTKKHGHGLGLHNCKKIVEQHNGQLTVSSKQGEGTIFKISLRRLQPKRQPTT, from the coding sequence ATGAATCGAACGGCGGAAGAAAAGACGATCAAAGTGACGGCGGGGGGCGCGTCGGCACAATCTCCTCGAGAAATGAACGAAAGCGCCAAGATGGCGCTGGATCTGTTCAACGATCTCGAGGCGACCCTCCAGCACGTGGCCGAAACCAATCCCCGTATCGCCGGCGCTACCGAAGAACACAACGGCGTGCGGACGTCGGATGTACAGGCACTCCTCGAGGTCTCGCTGGCGATCAACTCGTCGCTGGTGCTCGATGACGTTCTTCAGGTCGTTATGCAGAAGGCGATCGAGCTGATGCAGGCCGAACGGGGCCTGATCATGCTTCTGGATGAACAGGGCGAGCTCCAGGTCAAGTCCGCCTACAATCTCTGCCGTGAAGAGATCATGGAAGAGGACTTCCGCGTCTCCAACAGCATCACGTACCGGGTGGCCCAGTCCGGCAAATCGATCTACACGTCCGACGCCATGGCCGACGACCGCTACGCCCAGCAGCAATCGGTGGTCGAGTTGCATCTTCGCAGCATCATGTGCGTGCCGCTCAAGCTCAAGGAGAAGGTCATCGGTGTTTTCTACCTGGACAATTCCAACCAGGCGCGCATGTTCCTCAAGTCGGACCTGTACCTGTTCGAGCTGTACGCTCAGATGGCCTCCAACGCGCTACACAATGCCGAGATGTATGATTCACTCCTGAGTCTGAAACGGTACCATGAGTCGGTCGTGACCAACACGCCGATCGGAATTGTCGTGCTCGACGGCTTGGGGCGTATCGCCACCATCAACCCGGTCGGTCTCGAGATCTTCGACCTCAACAAGAACGATGTCACCGTGCTCGGCTCCGAGCAGCCGTCCACCATTTTCATAGACAAGCTGCCGCAGCTCGAGCGCCCACGCTGGCAGAAAATGATCAATCAGGTGCTGGCCACCAAGCAGGAGCTTTCGGATCCGAGGTATTTCCACAACACCGGGTATGTGGAGAAAGTGCTCTCGATCAAGATCTCGCCGGTGGCGGAACTCCCCAGCGGCGCCAACGGTCTCACGATGGCCATCGAAGATGTTACCGAGAAAGTGCTGATGGAGAAGTACGTCATCCTCTCTGAGAAACTGGTGGCTCGGGGTGAGATGGCCGCCTCGGTAGCGCACGAGCTCAACAATTACCTGTCGATCATCTCGAACAACGCTGAGCTGATGCAGCTCAATATCGATCGGGAGAAGTACGACAAGGTCAAGTTTAACAGCAAGTCGATCGTCGAGAATATCTTCAAGATCAAACGGTTCGTCGACAGCCTGATGGATTTCTCCAAACCGGAACCGGAGTACCTGCACTACGACATCAAGCATCTTATCGACGATTTGCTGTTCTCGCTGCGGATACAGCCGCGCTTCAAGCTTATCCACTTTACGGTCGATCTGGCTACTGATATCCCCACGATCGAGATCGATGTCGGCCAGGTGCAGCAGGTGCTCATGAATCTGTTGAACAACGCAGCCGACGCCATCGAGGAGCAGGCCCTGCAATATCAGAACGAAGGAAAGCCGTTTACGCGGCAGATCGGTATCACCGCGTTCTTCGACAAGAATCGCGACGAGCTCGCCCTTGAGATTTCGGACAACGGTACCGGCATGTCCGAGGAGACGCTGGCGAAGATCTTCAATCTGCACTTCACCACCAAGAAGCACGGCCACGGCCTTGGTCTGCACAACTGCAAGAAGATCGTCGAGCAGCACAACGGACAACTGACAGTCAGCTCCAAGCAAGGTGAGGGGACGATCTTTAAGATTTCCCTGAGGCGCCTGCAGCCGAAACGCCAACCCACGACCTAA
- a CDS encoding sigma-54 dependent transcriptional regulator yields MPSRILIIDDEPTITRAFSALLQDHGYETAAAGSVGEALVLVRRRRFDLTLLDLQLPDQSGVEFLRRTRELTPSMVTVVVSGQADIPKAVETIKLGAVDFLEKPVSPERLIATVRTALMLSAANRQREQLVTDLDAHNQIVGRSSAIRKLLEVIMQVAPADTAVLITGENGTGKELVASRLYLEGSRRDKPFIKVNCPGIPETLFESELFGHLKGAFTGAVRDYPGKFVQADGGTLFLDEIGDLPMASQAKLLRVLETGEVETLGATQTRVVDVRVICATNRPLEKLIAEGAFRQDLYYRISVFCIPVPSLAERRDDIPLLIGGFLARFDPAGSTRLAPEAVAYLTTLALPGNVRQLKNIIERLCILCRGRMVSIDDVVAQSGTRATTPVRTPEESSLGDRMALFERNMIQATLESVGGNISEAARLLKVDRAQLSRKVSEFGLKEA; encoded by the coding sequence ATGCCCTCGCGGATTCTCATCATTGACGACGAGCCGACAATCACCAGGGCTTTCTCTGCGTTGCTGCAAGATCATGGATATGAGACAGCCGCAGCCGGCTCGGTGGGCGAAGCGCTCGTTCTCGTTCGCCGTCGCCGTTTCGATCTGACGCTCCTCGATCTGCAATTGCCTGATCAGTCCGGGGTTGAATTCCTTCGCCGAACGCGCGAATTGACCCCATCGATGGTGACGGTGGTGGTCTCCGGTCAAGCTGACATACCCAAGGCCGTGGAAACAATCAAACTGGGCGCAGTAGATTTCCTCGAAAAACCGGTCTCGCCCGAACGATTGATCGCAACGGTTCGGACCGCACTGATGTTATCTGCGGCCAATCGCCAGCGCGAACAACTGGTGACTGACCTTGACGCACACAATCAGATTGTGGGAAGATCGTCGGCCATCCGTAAACTCCTTGAGGTGATCATGCAGGTTGCCCCTGCCGACACCGCGGTGCTCATCACAGGGGAGAACGGCACAGGGAAAGAACTGGTCGCATCACGACTGTATCTTGAGGGCAGCCGCCGGGACAAGCCGTTCATCAAGGTCAATTGTCCCGGCATTCCGGAGACGTTGTTCGAATCGGAGCTATTCGGCCACCTCAAAGGGGCGTTTACCGGTGCGGTGCGAGACTACCCCGGAAAATTCGTGCAGGCCGATGGCGGTACGTTGTTTTTGGATGAGATCGGCGACCTGCCGATGGCATCGCAGGCCAAGCTTCTCCGCGTACTGGAGACGGGCGAGGTGGAAACCTTGGGCGCCACGCAGACACGCGTGGTTGATGTCCGGGTTATCTGTGCCACGAATCGACCGCTTGAGAAGTTGATCGCAGAGGGCGCGTTCCGCCAGGACCTGTACTACCGAATATCCGTATTTTGTATCCCGGTCCCTTCGCTCGCGGAACGGCGTGACGACATTCCGCTCCTCATCGGCGGATTCCTGGCGCGATTCGATCCGGCGGGCAGTACCCGCCTTGCCCCCGAAGCGGTTGCGTATCTGACGACACTCGCTCTGCCCGGCAATGTGCGTCAACTCAAGAACATCATCGAGCGACTCTGCATACTCTGTCGCGGGCGGATGGTGTCCATCGACGATGTCGTTGCCCAGAGTGGGACACGGGCAACAACCCCCGTCCGCACACCTGAGGAAAGTTCGCTCGGAGATCGGATGGCTCTCTTCGAGCGGAACATGATCCAGGCAACACTGGAGTCTGTCGGCGGCAATATCTCGGAGGCGGCTCGTCTCTTGAAAGTTGATCGGGCGCAACTATCCCGCAAGGTCAGCGAATTTGGGCTCAAGGAAGCTTGA
- a CDS encoding BamA/TamA family outer membrane protein: MRRIWSRPILISFMCCLAVAVEAVEPQYKEYTAPVTRVVYFEISFDERFITIGVPHDTTFASLSFARQNLRLFQDSVVLSAVATGDYATFRREGLLVGDSLYRYDRISDMDIRFESGETFITCYTRKTTDSGAVARRGNRISFDDRVRVAEGAFVRGMIFTVKGSVTVDGEVNRAIVSLFGDIDIGPTATVRGDLASITGVIDASRDAAVYGDVYSGAKKGAPRKHRFVRREKGVELIGTFRYDRVDGAAPYVGLKFTDQDSLLPSVWGEIGHGFASKRWRYEAGMEQIVWRKIPIAVGGSYHRRLASGDDWIIRNTENLAFTLLAKEDFKDYYEAEGGTVYVKARPVPKLEFETRYRNEDLRWLKAHRNLWSLFGGDKQFRDNFSTVSEPFHTQGIADIDSATRAVLSFKVDYDTRSAEDLFKHSAWALTGELDWSTKDLNSSFDYRRYTLSFRRYQRINRYTMLLGRLMYGGSDGYLPMYDRFFVGGLGTMAGYYHKEYMGTRFWITNAEYRVGFPHSDLAFSILWDMAQIANEQKLNGDVEVKHSLGAAMYIGDEFKLSLAKRLDRSYRDNPKFYVRLDHVF; encoded by the coding sequence ATGCGACGCATTTGGAGCCGACCCATTCTAATATCGTTCATGTGCTGTTTAGCGGTAGCAGTCGAGGCGGTCGAACCGCAGTACAAAGAGTATACGGCACCGGTTACGCGTGTTGTCTATTTTGAGATCTCGTTCGATGAGCGCTTTATCACTATCGGCGTCCCGCATGATACAACTTTCGCTTCCCTCTCTTTCGCTCGGCAGAATTTGAGGCTGTTTCAGGATAGTGTCGTTCTGTCAGCAGTTGCAACCGGTGACTATGCCACCTTTCGCCGCGAAGGCTTACTGGTCGGGGATTCGCTCTATCGGTACGACCGCATCTCGGATATGGACATTCGCTTCGAGAGCGGCGAGACATTCATTACGTGCTATACGCGCAAGACGACAGACTCCGGCGCTGTGGCTCGCCGCGGCAACCGCATAAGTTTCGATGATCGCGTACGGGTTGCGGAAGGAGCATTTGTCCGCGGCATGATCTTCACCGTGAAAGGAAGCGTGACTGTCGATGGCGAAGTGAATCGCGCTATCGTGTCCCTGTTTGGCGATATCGACATTGGACCTACCGCAACCGTTCGGGGGGACCTGGCCTCGATAACGGGCGTCATCGATGCCTCCCGTGATGCGGCCGTCTACGGCGATGTCTATTCCGGAGCCAAAAAAGGCGCACCACGCAAGCACCGGTTTGTCCGGCGGGAAAAAGGGGTCGAACTGATCGGGACGTTTCGGTACGACCGGGTGGACGGCGCGGCGCCGTATGTCGGCCTCAAGTTCACGGACCAGGATTCATTGCTGCCGTCGGTGTGGGGAGAAATAGGACACGGGTTCGCCTCCAAGCGGTGGCGCTACGAAGCCGGCATGGAACAGATTGTCTGGAGGAAGATCCCGATCGCCGTGGGTGGGTCTTACCATCGACGGTTGGCATCCGGCGATGACTGGATTATCCGCAATACGGAGAATCTGGCATTCACGCTTTTGGCCAAAGAAGACTTCAAGGACTACTATGAAGCTGAGGGTGGGACCGTGTATGTCAAAGCCAGGCCTGTTCCGAAGCTCGAATTCGAAACTCGCTACCGGAATGAGGATCTGCGCTGGTTGAAAGCGCACCGCAATCTCTGGTCCCTTTTCGGCGGCGACAAGCAGTTCCGGGATAATTTCAGCACGGTTTCGGAGCCGTTCCACACCCAGGGAATTGCCGATATCGACTCCGCCACACGGGCGGTCCTTAGTTTCAAGGTCGATTATGACACCAGGAGTGCTGAGGACCTGTTCAAGCACTCGGCGTGGGCGCTGACCGGAGAACTGGACTGGTCCACAAAGGATCTGAACTCCAGTTTCGACTACCGCCGATACACGCTCAGCTTCCGCCGCTACCAGAGGATCAATCGCTATACCATGTTACTGGGACGACTCATGTATGGCGGCAGTGACGGTTATCTTCCGATGTACGACCGGTTCTTCGTGGGGGGCTTGGGTACGATGGCGGGATACTACCATAAGGAATACATGGGGACGCGATTCTGGATTACGAATGCCGAGTACCGAGTTGGCTTCCCGCATTCCGATCTGGCTTTTTCGATCTTGTGGGACATGGCCCAGATTGCCAATGAGCAGAAGCTGAACGGCGATGTGGAAGTGAAGCACTCGCTGGGCGCGGCAATGTACATCGGCGACGAATTCAAGTTGAGCCTCGCCAAGCGATTGGATCGCTCGTATCGCGATAATCCGAAGTTTTACGTGCGCCTCGATCATGTATTCTGA